The following coding sequences are from one Lycium ferocissimum isolate CSIRO_LF1 chromosome 3, AGI_CSIRO_Lferr_CH_V1, whole genome shotgun sequence window:
- the LOC132050198 gene encoding probable serine/threonine-protein kinase At1g09600, whose product MGCICSKGSSEDEYVYEHDKQKEKEVDKSFSVQMVAPLQREEIKVDLVNPKIETPMKSKSKRISESVHATKVLEDDGKTRIIERPKEGHHKRRSTVDFGVQQSMSRVVSMPNGVRGELGAAGWPSWLSSVAAEAIQGWLPRSAESFEKLNKIGQGTYSSVYKARDLKSNKIVAMKKVRFVNMDPESVRFMAREISILRRLDHPNVMKLEALVTSRISGSLYLVFEYMEHDLAGLAAAPQVKFTEAQIKCYMQQLLGGLEHCHSRGVLHRDIKGSNLLIDDNGVLKIGDFGLATTFEPNQTQPLTSRVVTLWYRAPELLLGATEYGVAIDMWSAGCILAELFAGKPIMPGRTEVEQMHKIFKLCGSPSEEYWKKSKLPHATSFKPQHPYKRCVTDTFKDFPPSALALVDILLSIEPEKRGTASSALNSEFFNTKPLPCDPSSLPKYPPSKEYDAKISEEEARRRKAESVKGCGDESLNKSSRQAKGERTTASNAGQGQSNISISVKYNPLEESGTGFPIEPPRVKNRNGITHSSSVIHPNAAGYARKVKEDSSVSQHGGEFLRQGSHKSRAVGDFSSVHSKRDDGSCYGDSTVYVPKKSRLLCSGPLVPPGGSMEDMLKEHERQIQEAVRKARLEKGRTKKNCYDYN is encoded by the exons ATGGGCTGCATTTGCTCAAAGGGTTCTTCGGAAGATGAATATGTTTACGAACATGACAagcagaaagaaaaagaagttgatAAATCTTTTTCTGTACAGATGGTTGCTCCCTTACAAAGAGAGGAGATTAAAGTAGACTTAGTTAATCCTAAGATTGAAACACCTATGAAATCTAAATCAAAGCGGATATCAGAATCCGTGCATGCCACAAAAGTACTTGAGGATGATGGAAAAACAAGAATTATCGAGAGGCCTAAGGAAGGGCATCACAAGAGGCGGTCCACAGTTGATTTTGGAGTGCAACAATCAATGTCTAGAGTTGTAAGCATGCCTAATGGTGTACGGGGTGAACTCGGAGCTGCAGGATGGCCATCCTGGTTAAGTTCTGTCGCAGCTGAGGCTATTCAAGGCTGGCTTCCTCGAAGTGCAGAAtcatttgaaaaattaaacaaa ATTGGTCAAGGAACATATAGTAGTGTGTACAAGGCCCGTGACcttaaaagcaataaaatagtTGCAatgaagaaagtgagatttGTGAATATGGATCCAGAGAGTGTTCGCTTTATGGCAAGGGAAATAAGTATTTTGCGTAGATTGGACCACCCAAATGTCATGAAACTTGAGGCGTTGGTCACATCTAGGATATCAGGCAGCTTATATCTTGTATTTGAATACATGGAGCATGATCTTGCTGGACTTGCCGCAGCACCTCAGGTTAAGTTTACTGAAGCACAG ATAAAATGTTATATGCAACAATTGCTTGGTGGACTTGAACACTGTCATAGCCGGGGTGTACTTCATAGAGACATTAAGGGTTCAAACCTTCTGATTGATGATAATGGTGTTTTAAAGATTGGAGATTTTGGTTTGGCTACAACGTTTGAGCCGAACCAAACTCAGCCATTAACAAGTCGTGTTGTAACTCTATGGTATAGAGCTCCTGAGCTTTTGCTTGGTGCAACAGAATATGGAGTGGCCATAGATATGTGGAGTGCTGGCTGCATCCTCGCTGAATTATTTGCTGGAAAGCCTATCATGCCTGGAAGAACTGAG GTGGAGCAAATGCATAAGATTTTCAAACTTTGTGGTTCACCTTCGGAAGAATACTGGAAGAAATCAAAACTACCTCATGCTACTAGTTTTAAGCCACAACACCCATACAAGCGATGTGTCACTGATACTTTCAAGGATTTTCCTCCTTCAGCTTTGGCCCTAGTTGACATCCTACTTTCTATAGAACCAGAAAAGCGTGGTACTGCTTCTTCTGCACTCAACAGTGAG ttcTTCAATACAAAGCCCTTACCTTGTGATCCATCTAGCTTACCGAAATATCCTCCAAGCAAGGAATATGACGCTAAAATTAGTGAAGAGGAAGCAAGAAG GCGAAAAGCTGAGAGTGTGAAAGGATGTGGAGATGAATCATTGAACAAATCCTCAAGGCAAGCAAAGGGAGAACGTACTACAGCATCAAATGCTGGGCAG GGACAGTCAAATATCAGCATCAGTGTTAAATATAATCCTCTAGAAGAAAGTGGAACTGGTTTCCCTATTGAGCCGCCAAGAGTGAAAAATAGGAACGGAATCACTCATTCTTCTTCAGTGATCCATCCTAATGCAGCTGGATACGCTCGCAAAGTCAAAGAGGATTCATCTGTGTCCCAACACGGTGGAGAGTTTCTAAGGCAGGGTTCTCACAAGTCTCGAGCTGTAGGAGACTTTTCTAGTGTTCATTCAAAGAGGGATGACGGGTCATGTTACGGGGATTCAACG GTTTATGTGCCAAAGAAAAGTAGACTCCTTTGCTCTGGACCACTAGTGCCACCAGGGGGAAGTATGGAAGACATGTTAAAGGAACATGAGAGACAAATCCAAGAAGCAGTTCGAAAAGCACGTCTAGAAAAGGGAAGGACCAAAAAGAACTGCTACGACTATAACTAG